Proteins encoded within one genomic window of Thermosipho affectus:
- a CDS encoding AIR synthase-related protein, which translates to MKYTYKDAGVDVKKGDEFAREIKRNAIIPEWIIKEPTGYATILNFTTPKIAVTADGIGTKILLHIEFQTWNDAAKDLIAMNYNDLICVGARPKAFLDYLGVHSIDGNSKEFVKALIVELEKHDMYLVAGETAEMPDLYQENHMDVAGFAIGEVIKLFEHEKIKPGDYIFALDASGFHSNGWSLIRKILRKENININDLPFNLLEGTRIYSNIIEHFDKIKAMAHVTGGGILRALRRLLNGRGCNVNLERKDFVDWILKYVEFSEAISTFNMGYGLIYVSNSKDLPGKIIGKVTEDENLNLIL; encoded by the coding sequence ATGAAGTATACCTATAAAGATGCGGGGGTAGACGTGAAAAAGGGCGATGAGTTTGCAAGGGAAATAAAGAGAAATGCAATTATTCCAGAATGGATAATAAAAGAGCCTACAGGTTATGCGACAATTTTAAACTTTACAACCCCAAAGATAGCTGTAACTGCAGATGGAATTGGGACAAAGATATTACTACACATAGAATTTCAAACTTGGAATGATGCTGCGAAAGATTTAATAGCTATGAATTACAACGATCTAATATGTGTTGGTGCAAGGCCTAAGGCTTTTTTGGACTATTTGGGGGTGCACAGTATAGATGGAAATTCAAAAGAATTTGTAAAAGCTTTAATAGTAGAACTTGAAAAGCACGATATGTATTTAGTTGCTGGAGAAACAGCGGAAATGCCTGATTTATATCAGGAAAATCACATGGATGTTGCAGGTTTTGCCATTGGTGAAGTGATAAAGTTATTTGAACACGAGAAAATAAAACCGGGGGATTACATATTTGCGTTGGATGCTTCGGGATTTCATTCAAATGGTTGGAGCTTGATTAGAAAAATTTTAAGGAAAGAAAATATAAACATAAATGATTTGCCTTTCAATCTATTAGAGGGAACGAGAATATACTCAAATATTATAGAGCATTTCGACAAGATAAAAGCTATGGCACATGTAACAGGTGGTGGTATTTTAAGAGCACTTAGAAGGCTTTTAAACGGAAGAGGTTGTAATGTAAATCTTGAAAGAAAGGATTTTGTAGATTGGATTTTGAAATATGTTGAGTTTAGTGAAGCTATTTCCACTTTTAATATGGGATATGGGCTTATTTATGTGTCAAATAGTAAGGATCTACCAGGAAAGATAATAGGAAAGGTTACAGAAGATGAAAATCTTAATTTGATTTTATGA
- the purD gene encoding phosphoribosylamine--glycine ligase: protein MKICILGSGGREHAIGYSFEKIGFEVFYAPGNGLTGNNIDDIENFNGLIIPGSEEYLAKGVAEKLKNVFGPTIQGAKLESSKIFAKKFMSKYNLPTPRFEIVESELELREKIKKFYPPYVLKADGLAKGKGVLITSDESEAIALGAKLIKGQLIKGVSGPIILDEFIPGRELSAMAVVNENGFSLYPFIQDYKRANTGNMGPNTGGMGSFGPISIDKSIKEKIETLFEKTLYGLKKEGINYRGFLYLGLMLFEKTPYILEYNVRLGDPETEVIVATNPENFAETILKATECEKIPDFSPENVALDVVLASKGYPISYKKGLEIKNITKIEGENFIIFGAGVKRNGEKLYTDGGRVLHCVGIGKTKEDAKNVAYDLANKIDFEGKFFRTDIGVIYA, encoded by the coding sequence ATGAAAATATGCATATTGGGATCAGGTGGAAGAGAGCATGCTATAGGTTATTCATTTGAAAAGATTGGATTTGAAGTGTTTTATGCGCCTGGGAATGGGCTAACTGGAAATAACATTGATGATATAGAAAATTTCAATGGATTAATAATTCCAGGTTCTGAAGAATACCTTGCAAAAGGTGTTGCAGAAAAATTGAAAAATGTCTTTGGCCCAACAATTCAAGGGGCAAAATTGGAAAGTTCAAAGATATTTGCCAAAAAATTTATGAGTAAATATAATTTGCCTACACCAAGATTTGAAATAGTAGAGAGCGAATTAGAATTAAGGGAAAAGATAAAGAAATTTTACCCTCCATATGTTTTAAAAGCAGATGGACTTGCAAAAGGTAAAGGTGTTTTAATTACAAGTGATGAAAGCGAAGCAATAGCACTTGGTGCAAAACTTATTAAAGGTCAATTAATAAAAGGAGTTTCAGGACCTATAATTTTGGATGAATTTATTCCTGGAAGGGAACTTTCTGCCATGGCAGTTGTTAATGAAAATGGCTTTTCATTGTATCCTTTCATACAAGATTACAAAAGGGCAAATACAGGAAATATGGGACCAAATACCGGTGGTATGGGGAGCTTTGGACCTATCAGTATTGACAAGTCAATAAAAGAAAAGATAGAAACGCTCTTTGAAAAAACGTTATACGGTCTTAAAAAGGAAGGGATAAACTATAGAGGATTTTTATACCTTGGACTTATGCTCTTTGAAAAAACACCTTATATTTTGGAATACAACGTTAGACTAGGTGATCCGGAAACAGAGGTAATTGTGGCTACAAATCCAGAAAATTTTGCAGAAACAATTTTGAAAGCCACAGAGTGTGAGAAGATCCCGGATTTTTCCCCTGAAAATGTAGCCTTAGATGTTGTATTAGCAAGCAAGGGATATCCTATTTCATACAAAAAAGGATTGGAAATAAAGAATATCACGAAAATAGAAGGAGAAAATTTCATTATTTTTGGAGCAGGTGTTAAAAGGAATGGAGAAAAACTGTACACAGACGGTGGTAGGGTGCTACACTGTGTAGGAATTGGCAAGACAAAAGAAGATGCAAAAAACGTAGCATATGATCTTGCAAATAAAATAGATTTTGAGGGTAAGTTTTTTAGAACGGATATAGGGGTGATTTACGCATGA
- a CDS encoding phosphoribosylaminoimidazolecarboxamide formyltransferase translates to MYLEKFDMELRYGENSHEKAEMFGKPAFKILHEGKQISFNNILDAESAFVIAKNLKKLNGYGSVVVKHQTPCGASVSKSKVDSILSAILADEESSFGGILSVNFEFDEECALAIKKKYLEVVIAENFTKEAIEVLKSKKIRILKVRDYEPKVGKPAFGAFLIGERKLPDLVFKHVAGPKLSESEMTELIFSYIVVEGVKSNAILISKNLTTVGIGTGQPSRKRAAWIATSLAGEKAIGAYAASDAFFPFPDGLEILANAKVKAVVAPMGSIRDSEIIDAANKLGISFYKANGRVFRH, encoded by the coding sequence GTGTATCTTGAAAAATTTGATATGGAATTAAGGTATGGGGAAAATTCTCATGAAAAAGCGGAAATGTTTGGAAAACCTGCATTTAAAATTTTGCACGAAGGAAAACAAATTTCTTTTAACAACATATTAGACGCAGAATCAGCATTTGTAATTGCAAAAAATTTGAAAAAATTAAATGGCTATGGAAGTGTGGTAGTGAAACACCAAACACCTTGTGGTGCATCTGTAAGTAAAAGCAAGGTGGACTCCATACTTTCCGCTATTTTAGCCGATGAAGAATCAAGTTTTGGTGGAATACTTTCGGTGAATTTTGAATTTGACGAAGAATGTGCATTGGCTATAAAGAAAAAATATCTTGAAGTTGTAATTGCAGAAAACTTTACAAAAGAAGCAATAGAAGTATTAAAATCTAAGAAAATACGTATATTAAAAGTTAGAGATTATGAACCAAAAGTTGGAAAACCTGCATTTGGAGCTTTTTTAATAGGTGAAAGGAAATTACCAGATTTAGTTTTTAAGCATGTAGCAGGTCCTAAACTTTCAGAAAGTGAAATGACCGAACTAATTTTTTCATATATAGTTGTTGAAGGGGTAAAGTCAAATGCCATACTTATTTCCAAAAATCTTACAACAGTGGGAATAGGTACAGGTCAACCTTCAAGGAAAAGGGCGGCTTGGATTGCCACATCACTTGCAGGTGAAAAGGCTATTGGGGCATATGCTGCTTCTGATGCATTTTTCCCATTTCCAGATGGTTTGGAAATTCTTGCAAATGCAAAGGTTAAGGCAGTAGTTGCACCCATGGGATCTATTAGAGATAGTGAAATAATTGATGCGGCAAATAAACTTGGAATATCGTTCTATAAAGCAAATGGTAGAGTGTTTAGACATTGA
- the purN gene encoding phosphoribosylglycinamide formyltransferase, giving the protein MSRMSKSKLPNIVILASGNGSNFEAIVNATRKGILNANILRLITNKKCFAEERAKKLGISHTRLKDNWAEELFVLLKELAPDLVVLAGFMKILPSKIVNNFKIVNIHPSLLPAFPGKDAIKQAYEYGVKVTGITIHFVDEGVDTGPIIFQKALEIDGLTLEEVEKEIHKLEHKHYPQVIESILNS; this is encoded by the coding sequence ATATAGTGATTTTGGCATCTGGAAATGGTTCAAACTTTGAAGCAATAGTAAATGCGACAAGAAAAGGAATTCTTAATGCTAACATTTTAAGGTTGATTACCAACAAGAAGTGTTTTGCAGAAGAAAGGGCTAAAAAACTTGGAATTTCTCATACAAGGCTTAAAGATAACTGGGCAGAGGAATTATTTGTGCTTTTGAAAGAACTTGCACCAGATTTAGTAGTTCTTGCGGGATTTATGAAAATTCTTCCATCAAAGATTGTAAATAATTTTAAAATTGTAAACATACACCCTTCTTTACTACCTGCTTTTCCAGGAAAAGATGCTATAAAACAGGCATATGAATACGGAGTTAAAGTAACGGGAATAACAATTCACTTTGTGGATGAGGGTGTAGATACGGGACCTATAATTTTCCAAAAGGCCTTAGAGATAGATGGTTTAACATTAGAAGAGGTGGAAAAGGAAATACATAAGTTGGAGCATAAGCATTATCCACAAGTTATTGAATCTATTTTAAATTCGTGA